Part of the Chitinophaga parva genome is shown below.
TTACCGGAAATAAGGTCATTGATCATGGCTTCCCGGCTTTTGCCGAGGGTTTCGGCCGCATTGTACAGCAGCTGGCCATGGCCTATTTCATCCTGCACCTTGGCTATCAGGGCCAGTTTGCGCTTAAAGCCCGGTGCCCGGGTGATCCAGGTGCCTTCCGGCAATGCGCCCATGATCTCGGAATGTGCGTGCTGCTCTATCATCCGGATCAGCTGCTTGCGGTATAGCGTGGGCATCCAGTCCCTGGGCTCTATTTTTTCGCCCCGGGCAATGCGCGCCTCAAAGGCCGCCAGCATTTCCGGGTCTTCCTGCGTGGCGGCGGGCATACCCGCGCGCTGGTTTGGCTCTTCATAAATGTATCCGCCCCCGTACATAACGTGATTGTTTTGGTACTGGTAAGTTACTAATTTCCGGGCACAATCAGTGCTCCCGCCATTGTGGAACCTGCTTTGCTGTAATGCTTTAAAAATGCCGGCCCATGCCCCTCTGGTTACCACTCCTGCTGTTCCTGGCCAGGCCCCTGCACGATACAGTGGTGCAGGTGTCCTTTACCTTTCCCGGCCTGCTCACCTCCCCCGGCGGCGACACGGTGTACTACAATCCCGCCCGGCCCCTGCAGCTGGCGGATTTTACCGCCTCCCCACATTATCACGGGCACAGCGGCGCCATTTCCTTTACCAGCTTTGCCTACGATGGCAGCAGCCACCTCCGCCATGATACGCTGCAGCTCCACCTTTTCCTGCAGGTTTTCTTTGTAAAAAGCGCCTCGTGGGTGTTGCCGGAAATGGCCAAAGCCAGCACCCTGGCCCATGAGCAGCTGCACTTTGACCTCACCTACCTGGTGGCCATGCGCTTCCGCCAAAAGATCCTGGCCCTGCACCTTCCCGCGGATGATTATGATAGTGTGATACAATATGAGTACCTGGAATCTTTCAGGGAAATGAACCGCATCCAGGAGCGTTATGATGCAGATACCAGCAGTGGTGCAGAAGGGCGGGAGCAGCAGGCATGGGCCGCCCAGGTAAAAAAGTGGCTGGAAATGGCCGCCGGCGGGCTGCCCATCCCTGCGCTGAAAAGCCCGGTGTAGGCACACATGGGCCACAATCGGTCCATTCCGCACCGGGCGCACATGGGCCGCAGGCTACCCTAAATAATTTCATCCCTGGCATTCTTTTTCCAGGGATTCATTCTACCTTTCTCTTCTACCGTTCTTTATCACAAAATCAAATTGCTTATGCACCATATTATCACGGGAAGGCCCCGCCTGTTTGCCGCCATCGTGGTGGCATTGACGGCCATATCCTGCCATAAAAAGGACCACGGCGGCACCACCCCGCCGGCAGACACTACTTCCTCCGTGGCAGACCGCACCAAAGACACCCTTTATTACATTACTAAAGACGAATACCTCTGGACAGACGCGCTGCCGGATTATAACACCTTTGCGCCCCGGCAGTTTTCCAGCCTGGACGCAGAACTGGAAGCCATCAGGGCATTCAAGCGCGATTCACTGGACCCTACACAGCCCCGGGACCATTACAGCTTCCTGGATGATGGCACCGTGTCCGGTGAGCTGAATGGCGGCGTGTCCGGCGACTTTGGCTTCAACATCAACTACTATGCGCTGGATGATATCCGCTCCATTTATGTATACCCCGGCTCTCCGGCCGGCAAGGCCGGCGTAAAGCGCGGATGGAAGCTCACCGCGGTAAATGGGGATACCAGCCTGTATTATGATTACAATGCCGCTACCGGCCATGGCACCAACTACGACCGGCTGGTAAATGCGTTTTACAACAGCAGCTCCACCGCCTTTACTTTCCTGAAGCCGGACGGCACTTCCTCCACTGTAAATCTTACCACGGCCACTTACAGCATTAACCCCCTGCTCTTTTCGAAGATCTACAACGTGGGTGGCAAAAAGATCGGCTACTTCGTGTTTAACCAGTTCCTGTCACTGGACCTGGTAAAAACCCGGCTGGACAGCCTTTTCGGCGCTTTCTCCGCGGCTGGTGTTACAGACGTGATCGTGGATATCCGCTACAATGGTGGCGGTGCGGTAGAAACGTCTGAATACATGGCCAACCTGCTGGCTCCCTCCACCGTAGGTACTTCACTCATGTACACGGAATACTTCAACAGCAATCTCACCAATCACAACTACAACGCGGTAACCAAAGCCATGCGCCTCGATAATGGCCAGTACAAACTTTCCGATGAATATGACTACCTGGTAGCAAATAACCGGGCAAACTTTTCCAAGAAAGGGAGCCTGAGCCCCCAGCACGTGGTGTTCATTGCTTCGTACAACACGGCATCCGCCAGTGAACTGCTTATCAACAACCTGAAGCCCGTGCTGCCATCGTGGAAGCAGGTGGGCCGCCCCACGTACGGCAAGCCGGTGGGCTTCATCGGCATCACCGTTGGTAAAAGCGACCTGTATGCCATCTCTTTCTCCATCAAAAATTCCAAAGGCATAGGCGATTATTACTATGGCCTGCAACCCACGGAAGGCAGTACCCGCGAAGATGCCGCCGAAGATTTTGGTGATGTACATGAAGTGTATCTGAATGAAGCATTTCATGCACTGGGCATCACGGATACAGACCTCGGTGCCCGTGAGCGCGCCGCCAGCTTCGATCCCCGAGCTGCATCACCGGTGGGCCAGGGCATTCCGCTACGTACTTTCAAAGGCATGGTCACCCGGTTGCCTCACCAGTGATAAGCACATTGCACATAAAAAAATCCCGCTCCATTCCGGTAGCGGGATTTTTTTATGCGTTATGCAAAGGTGGTTTACATCACCCTCCTGTCTTTGGGTATAATGGGCAGGCCCTTGTCTGCCGCATCTATAAAGGTAAGTACGGTGTTTACCGCCTGGAAAAAGAAAGAAGGTTGTATGTGCTTAAACTCGTCTGAAGCGCGGTGATAGTCCGGGTGGTCTTCCACGCCAAAGTAGATGTAAGGAATATTGCGTTGCTTAAACTCGTACTGGTCGCTTTGTGCGGTCCAGTCGTTGTGCCCCTGGTCCGGGCGGTCATGGCCCGTTTTCAGGTGAATCAGGCTTTTCTCCGCGGCTGCATCCACAAAAGGTTTCAGGGCAGGGTTATAATACAGGCCACTGGCGTATAGTTCCTGCTGGTCATTGCGGCTTATCATGTCCATATTCACATTGAGCCGTATTTGCTTTACCGGGAAAGGCGGTTGCACAAAGAACGCCTTGGCGCCCTGCAACCCTTCTTCTTCCCCGTCCAGCGCGGCAAACACCATCATGTGCCGTGGCTTGTGCTGCATGTAGTACTGCGCCATAGCCAGCAGGCCGCTGGTGCCGGATGCATTGTCATCCGCCCCGTTAAAGATACTGTCTGTCTGTGCCGGATCACTGGAGCGGTGCATGCCCACATGATCATAGTGTGCGGTGATGATGATCACTCCATCAGACTCACCGGGAATATAGCCGTAAATGTTAGTGCCGGTTACATTCCGGCCACCATCATTGTAGAGGAACATGCGCTCGTACTTCCCATTGAAGGGCTGCAGGCCTATTTCTCTGAAACGGCCCAGCAGGTAGTATTGTGCCTCGCGGCTACCACGGGAGCCTATGCGGCGGCCCTCATATTTGTCATCAGAAAGAGTGCGGATATCGTTCAGCAAACGGGAAGAATCCACGCTGAACTGAGCCTGCGCCGCAGCGCTGAGCAGCAGCAGACCGGCAAGCAATAGATGGCGCATGAAACAGCTGTTTAAGTTACACCGCAATGTACCTTTTTTACCGCGTCCGGTTTAGTGTGTTTTTATTTGAACAGCTGGTATACTGCAAAGCTGCATACGTAAGCCAGGCCGGTCATGTAGAACAGCTGGATCACGGGGAACTTCCAGGAGCGGGTTTCCCGGCGCACCACCGCCAGGGTGCTCATACACTGCATGGCAAAGGCGTAGAAGATCATGAGGGAAAGGCCGGTGGCCAAAGTGTACACGGGGCTACCATCTTCCCGGCGGGCGGCCATCATCTTTTCACGGAGGGTGGCGTCGTTATCGTCCGGGTTTTCACCCACGCTGTACAGGGTGGCCATGGTGCCTACAAACACTTCACGGGCGGCAAAAGAGGTGATGAGCGCAATGCCTATTTTCCAGTCATAGCCCAGGGGGCGGATAACGGGCTCTATCTGGTGGCCCAGCACCCCGGCATAAGAGTGGGAAAGTTTGTCTGATTGGTACTGGCGGTCCAGTGCTTCCTTTTGTTCAGGATGGGCCTGTACTGCGGCCTCGTACTGTGCCTTGGCAGCCTGCATCCCTTTGGGCGGGCCATAAGAAGCCAGGAACCAGAGGATCACGGAAATGACCATGATCACCTTACCGGCATCGGTCACAAATATTTTGGCTTTCTGCACCATGGTCACCCCCACGTTTTTCCAGCGGGGCGCGCGGTAAATGGGCAACTCCATGATGAAATAACTCTTTTCCTTCATCCGCACCAGCAGGCGCAGGATAGCAGCAATGAGGATGGCCATGAAAAAGCCCAGCAGGTAAAGGCCCATCATCACCAGGCCCTGCAGGCTCAGGAAGCCGAGCACCTTGTGGTCCGGCACTACCAGCGCTATCACGATGGTGTAAATGGGCAGGCGCGCGGAGCAGCTCATCAGGGGCGTTACCATGATGGTGATAAGGCGTTCCTTGCGGTTTTCAATGCTGCGGGCCGCCATGATGGCCGGTACGGCACAGGCCACCCCGCTGATCAGGGGCATCACGGACTTACCGTTGAGGCCCACCTGGCGCATCAGGCGGTCTGTAAGAAAGCTGATGCGGGCCATGTAGCCGGTATCTTCCAGGACGGTGATAAGCCCAAAAAGGATCATGATCTGTGGCACAAACACGGCAATGCCGCTGATGCCTGCCAGCACTCCATTGACCATGAGGTCTGTAAAATTATTATCCGGCAGGTGGGTGGAAAGCCAGCCACTCAGTGCCCCAAAGGCGCTTTCAATGGCGTCCATGGGGTAAGATGCCAGCCAGAAAATGCTTTGGAACAATACAAAAAGCACGGTCAGCAAAATGAAGTAACCCCAGAACCGGTGCAGCAGCAGGTTGTCTATCTTTTCAGAACGCAGTTGCTTTTCCAGCGGGTCCGCTTCCACCACGGTGGCCTTCATCAGGGTTTTAATGCGGCCATAGCGGTGCATGATCTCCTCGGCCTGCATTTTTGTTTTGTTGAATTTGTACTCCGCCAGTTTGTTCTTAATGGCCAGGCGCTGGCCACCGTTGAGGAAAGGCAGCTCGTCCACGTTCACGGCCACGTGCAGGGCCGCGTAATCACTTTTGGCCGGGAAGTATTGTTTGATGTCCCGGATCAGTTCCGGGGCCAGGGCGTTATTGTCTATGAAATCCTGCACCGCTACGCCTTGTTTATCGCGCAGCACCTGTTCTATTACTTTTTTGAGCTCGCTAAGCCCTTTGTTCTTACGCGGGTTAATGGCCACTACGGGCACGCCCAGCTTGGATTCCAGGCCTTCCAGGTCTATCTCAATGCCTTTTTTACGGGCAATGTCCATCATCGTGAGGGCTATTACCACGGGCATTTTGAGGTCCATGATCTGGGAGCAGAAAAGCAGGTTGCGTTTCAGGTTGGCAGCGTCGGCTACGATCACTACCAGGTCCGGTACTTCTTCGTGGGAGGGATTGATGAGCACCTCGTAGGTTACGTACTCGTCCGCGCTTTTGGGATAGAGGCTATAGGTACCGGGCAGGTCAATGATATTGGCCTGCAGGTGGGAACTGATCCGGGCAGAGCCGGTTTTCTTATCCACCGTTACACCTGGAAAGTTGCTTACTTTCTGGTTTAGGCCGGTAAGGGCATTGAAGAGAGAACTTTTGCCACTGTTGGGGTTTCCCACCAGCGCAATATTTATGGGAGCATCCATCCTTTCCGCGTAATTAATTCCTAAGCTTGAAGCGCATGGCACGCGGCTTACGGCCAGCGGCTTCCAACCAACACGCAAAGCTATGAATTAAATGGCGGGGGCAATGATCGCATCGGGAAAAATTGACAGTGGGAAATTTGAGTCCTGTGCAGGATAGGACGTGAAAAAGGCCCGCCTGGGGCCGGGGCCCGCAAAGCGGGACCGGCCACAAATGCAAAACCGCGGTGAAAACCGCGGTCATTGCCATTCGTGATGTAACTGATTATTAAACTAACATATACTAACAGTGACTAAAACCTAACTGATCTTTAACAGGTTATACAGGCTGTAGAGCACCAGGGACGTGGCCTGTACACCGGTAGCGGATGTTTTCTTGTCATCGCTGTTGTCTACCGGCGTATGCTTGCTGCTGTCATCCAGCTGGCGGTCAGAGCTGCCGTGGTAGCGGAAGTGCTCACGCAGGGAGTCCACGTTCTGCACCGGGGCCGCATCATTATCGCTGTCGTTGTCATTATCATCGTCATCCACATCAATGTTGATATCGCGACCATGACGGCCAAAGTGGACGTGGTGGCGGCGGTAGCCGTCGCGGATGCCGCTCATGTCTATTTCCTTGCCGGCCGGTACATACACGATCACGTCTGCTTCCTGGCCCCGGAACCGTACACCGCGGGGGATGGTAATGTCATTCGGGATGTAGAGGATGGAATCTTCCTGGTGGATGTCCAGCTGGATCTGTTCTGCCATGTAACGGGCCTGGCCCATATTGCGGCCACGGGAGCGGCGGCGGATCTCCAGCTCAAAGTTACCCGTGGGGCTTGTTTCCGTACGCACGTTCACTGCATTTTCATACAGTACCGTGTCTTCGTCCGCAATGAGGTCGCCAAACTGGAGGTGACCGTTTTCGTCATTGTCCCAGCCCTGCTGCTTTACGATCAGCTTCCCGTGGGAAGGCATTTCCAGGGTCCGTTTTTCCGTTACATGCTCACCGGCGCGGAAATCGCGGCCCACGGAGGTGGCCAGCCACAGGCCGCACACCAACCCTATCACCCACAGCACACCCAGGGTGGCGCTTACGCCGCGGCTGCTTTGCCTGATGCCCGTGAGCTTACGCACGATGAAGATGATGATGGCCACTACCGGGATACCAAACACCAGCGCAATGGTTACCCAAAGCAGGTTGGACTGCAGGCCGGGATTGAGCAGTACCCCTTTGATGGGGAAAAAGGCGGAGAAAGAAGTAATGGTCACAGCGGCGGTGATAAAGCAGATCAGGAGCACCACCATCAGGAAGTAAAAGACACCTTTACCCAGGATCACGATGGTTCTGCCTAACAGGTCTGCCAGGCCGTGGAAGAAACGTTCAATGCCGTTTCCTGCCTGTTTACCGCGGCCGGAGGTAAAATTTCGGATATCATCCCCCACCTTGCCCATGTTGCCCTTGATCTGGTTGATCTCGTCCTGGATGGTGGATTTAATGCTATTGAGGTCTACCCTTTCGCCGCGCATTTCCAGCTTTTCAGCGGCAGTGGTGGCTTCCGGGGTTGCCACCCACAGGATAAAGTAGGCCAGCACCCCGGTACCAAAACCGGCAATGGCCAGCAGGGCAAACACGATGCGGAATACTACCGGGTCTACGTTGAAGTAGTTACCCAGGCCACCGCACACCCCGCCCAGCACCTTGCTGTCCGGGTCGCGGTACAGGCGCTTGCGGCCACGGGGCTGGAAAGTATTGGTCTCAGGGGCTTCCTGGCTGGCAGCGTTATCACCTTCAAACTGCTCGGGGCGGCCGATGGAGGCGATCACGGCCTGCACGTCCTCATCGGTAATGCAGTGGGCGCCGTTCTTCAATTTGTCCTGGAACAACTCTGCAACGCGGCTTTCAATATCACTCAGAATTTCCTCAGCTCCTTCTTCTTTTGAAAAATGCCTGCGCAAGCTGTCGAGATACTGGCGGAGTATCTCATACGCGCTGTCCTCGATGGGGATCAGCCTTGCAGAGAGGTTTATATTGATGATCTTTTTCATAAAAACGCTTTTAGGTTGTAGGAGGATTTAGAGTTCATTTTGGGTGAGTGCGTGTACCGCGTTGGCTAGTTCCAGCCAGGTTGCTTCGAGTTCTTTGTAAAATTCCAGGCCCTTATCTGTCATGGAAAAATACTTGCGTGGGGGGCCGGAGCTGCTTTCTACCCAGCGGTAGGTGAGCAATTCGGCATTTTTGAGCCGGGTGAGCAGGGGGTAAAGGGTGCCCTCCAGTATATCGAGTTTGGCCTCTTTCATTTTCTCAATGATATCTGAAGGGTAAGCCTCGCCTTGCTTGATCACGGAGAGAATGCAAAACTCGAGCACCCCCTTCCGCATCTGTGATTGTGTGTTATCAATATTCATGGCAAGTGAGCTTTTAAACTTTTTAAATCGGTTGGTTATTGTCGCTTTGACGATTCAAAGATAGAATGAATTTTAGTACTGTGCAATACCAAATACCTTTCAAGGCAAAATAACTTGCTTTGAATAATAGCCATTAAAAATCCGTAGATGAGCCACCACAGCGGATATGTGTGCTATCTGGTACCTTGTAATGCATAATAGATATTATTAGGAACGGTTATTGGGCGGGATGAACGGCGTTTCCGGAAAAATGAATGCCTGGCGGCAGCCTAGCCTGGCCAACAGGCCCACCAGCAAGGATTGCAGGCTTTGGCCTGCGGCCAATGCAGCCACAGGCGCGTATCCGCGGTTATTTGCAAATGAAGAACGGCTCCCATCGCGTAATCCACATGTTTTTAACATTTCTTTGCGGGATAGCTGGTACAATTATTAAAATCACTCCCTATTTTTGTGACACATCATTCTTGTAGCATTCTCACTTCACCCTTGAAAAGATTTCTCAGTATATTGCTCCTGGCCATTATGTGCACGCAGCTGCTCCCCGTGCGGGCGCTGGGAAAGATCCTTTTCAATAACCAGATCGTAGAAGAGCACATGCATGATGAAGACCCGGGCAAGGCGCTTAAAGTAAAGTTCCACCTGGTGTTTAACCACGTAGATTACCTGGCTTCTGAAATATTCCTGCGGGAACTATACAGCCATTACCACGAGCAGCTTCCCCTTTACCCCTCCCGGGAAGTGCAAACCCCTCCACCCAACTGCTAAGTTGCGCATCTTCACCGGCCTCCGGCCGTAACGCGCAGGCATTGCCCCTGGCGTAGCTTTTCTTTTCCTTTTATCAACTTACTTACTGGCATGTATTGTCAGGCTGGTCTTTTCCGGTAATACCTCCGCACAGGTGCGGAAGGCTTGTGCCTGGAAAGTACTGCCGGCAGCGCATGCAAAAATGCGACACTAATGCAACCCTCTAAAATTTTTTCCCATATCAGGGAAGATGCGGCCGCGGGCCTGGTAGTCTTCCTCATCGCTGTGCCCCTCTGCCTTGGTATTGCCCTTGCCTCCGGCGCGCCCTTATTCTCAGGGCTCATTGCCGGTATGGTGGGCGGCCTGGTAGTGGGTGCTTTTTCCGGCTCCCATGTGAGCGTGAGCGGCCCCGCCGCGGGACTTACCGCTATCCTGCTCACTGCCATCGGTAAACTCGGCGCTTTTGATATACTGCTGCTCTCCGTGGTGATTGCCGGCTGCGTGCAACTGGCCCTGGGCCTGGTCAAGGCAGGCACTATTGCAAACTATTTCCCGTCAAACGTGATCAAAGGCATGCTGGCGGCCATCGGCATCATCATCATCCTCAAGCAACTACCAAACGCTTTCGGTTATTTCCGCCCGGCCGCCGCAGATTCCGCTTTTGAAGACGATGACACGGCCAATATGTTTACCAACATGCTGTCTACCCTGAAATATGTGCATACCGGCGCCACGGTGATCACCGTGGTATCACTGGCCATCATCCTGTTCTGGAAAAAAATACCGGGGGTAAAAGTAATACCGGCCGCACTGGCTGCGGTGCTGGCCGGTATTGCCCTGCAGGCGCTGTTTGCAAAAATGGGTGGCGCCTGGGCATTGGGGCCCAAGCACCTGGTAAGCCTGCCGGTACCCGCCAGCGTACCCGATTTTGTGCACCAGTTTACCCTGCCCCGCTTCAGCGCCCTGGGCGACAAACAAGTGTGGATCACCGGCATTACCATCGCGGTGATCGCCTCCATAGAAACCCTGCTGAACCTGGAGGCTTCTGATAAACTGGATAAACAAAAACGCTACTCCTCGCCCAACCGGGAACTGAAAGCCCAGGGCATTGGCAATATCGTAAGCGGCCTCCTTGGCGGCCTGCCCGTTACATCGGTGATCGTGCGCTCTTCTGCCAATATTGATGCCGGCGCCCGCACCCGTCTTTCCTCCATGCTGCATGGTACGCTGCTGCTGGTATGCGCCGCATTCATCCCGGTGCTGCTCAAT
Proteins encoded:
- a CDS encoding PspC domain-containing protein, which encodes MKKIININLSARLIPIEDSAYEILRQYLDSLRRHFSKEEGAEEILSDIESRVAELFQDKLKNGAHCITDEDVQAVIASIGRPEQFEGDNAASQEAPETNTFQPRGRKRLYRDPDSKVLGGVCGGLGNYFNVDPVVFRIVFALLAIAGFGTGVLAYFILWVATPEATTAAEKLEMRGERVDLNSIKSTIQDEINQIKGNMGKVGDDIRNFTSGRGKQAGNGIERFFHGLADLLGRTIVILGKGVFYFLMVVLLICFITAAVTITSFSAFFPIKGVLLNPGLQSNLLWVTIALVFGIPVVAIIIFIVRKLTGIRQSSRGVSATLGVLWVIGLVCGLWLATSVGRDFRAGEHVTEKRTLEMPSHGKLIVKQQGWDNDENGHLQFGDLIADEDTVLYENAVNVRTETSPTGNFELEIRRRSRGRNMGQARYMAEQIQLDIHQEDSILYIPNDITIPRGVRFRGQEADVIVYVPAGKEIDMSGIRDGYRRHHVHFGRHGRDINIDVDDDDNDNDSDNDAAPVQNVDSLREHFRYHGSSDRQLDDSSKHTPVDNSDDKKTSATGVQATSLVLYSLYNLLKIS
- a CDS encoding S41 family peptidase; this translates as MHHIITGRPRLFAAIVVALTAISCHKKDHGGTTPPADTTSSVADRTKDTLYYITKDEYLWTDALPDYNTFAPRQFSSLDAELEAIRAFKRDSLDPTQPRDHYSFLDDGTVSGELNGGVSGDFGFNINYYALDDIRSIYVYPGSPAGKAGVKRGWKLTAVNGDTSLYYDYNAATGHGTNYDRLVNAFYNSSSTAFTFLKPDGTSSTVNLTTATYSINPLLFSKIYNVGGKKIGYFVFNQFLSLDLVKTRLDSLFGAFSAAGVTDVIVDIRYNGGGAVETSEYMANLLAPSTVGTSLMYTEYFNSNLTNHNYNAVTKAMRLDNGQYKLSDEYDYLVANNRANFSKKGSLSPQHVVFIASYNTASASELLINNLKPVLPSWKQVGRPTYGKPVGFIGITVGKSDLYAISFSIKNSKGIGDYYYGLQPTEGSTREDAAEDFGDVHEVYLNEAFHALGITDTDLGARERAASFDPRAASPVGQGIPLRTFKGMVTRLPHQ
- a CDS encoding SulP family inorganic anion transporter, with the translated sequence MQPSKIFSHIREDAAAGLVVFLIAVPLCLGIALASGAPLFSGLIAGMVGGLVVGAFSGSHVSVSGPAAGLTAILLTAIGKLGAFDILLLSVVIAGCVQLALGLVKAGTIANYFPSNVIKGMLAAIGIIIILKQLPNAFGYFRPAAADSAFEDDDTANMFTNMLSTLKYVHTGATVITVVSLAIILFWKKIPGVKVIPAALAAVLAGIALQALFAKMGGAWALGPKHLVSLPVPASVPDFVHQFTLPRFSALGDKQVWITGITIAVIASIETLLNLEASDKLDKQKRYSSPNRELKAQGIGNIVSGLLGGLPVTSVIVRSSANIDAGARTRLSSMLHGTLLLVCAAFIPVLLNKIPLATLAAVLLVTGFKLCKPGVFMEMFRNGKYQWVPFVVTVVTIVCTDLLIGIGVGMAVSVLFLLRGNMKSTYYFSKRRNPQGQAIQIELAQEVSFLNKASILLTLDHLPENTTVIIDASKTAYIDYDVLEIIREFASVKSKARNISVLLTGFKPEYKISNHPQETISDVQANVQITALGTHEELIRELQTN
- a CDS encoding M28 family peptidase; the encoded protein is MRHLLLAGLLLLSAAAQAQFSVDSSRLLNDIRTLSDDKYEGRRIGSRGSREAQYYLLGRFREIGLQPFNGKYERMFLYNDGGRNVTGTNIYGYIPGESDGVIIITAHYDHVGMHRSSDPAQTDSIFNGADDNASGTSGLLAMAQYYMQHKPRHMMVFAALDGEEEGLQGAKAFFVQPPFPVKQIRLNVNMDMISRNDQQELYASGLYYNPALKPFVDAAAEKSLIHLKTGHDRPDQGHNDWTAQSDQYEFKQRNIPYIYFGVEDHPDYHRASDEFKHIQPSFFFQAVNTVLTFIDAADKGLPIIPKDRRVM
- a CDS encoding PadR family transcriptional regulator, whose product is MNIDNTQSQMRKGVLEFCILSVIKQGEAYPSDIIEKMKEAKLDILEGTLYPLLTRLKNAELLTYRWVESSSGPPRKYFSMTDKGLEFYKELEATWLELANAVHALTQNEL
- the feoB gene encoding ferrous iron transport protein B, yielding MDAPINIALVGNPNSGKSSLFNALTGLNQKVSNFPGVTVDKKTGSARISSHLQANIIDLPGTYSLYPKSADEYVTYEVLINPSHEEVPDLVVIVADAANLKRNLLFCSQIMDLKMPVVIALTMMDIARKKGIEIDLEGLESKLGVPVVAINPRKNKGLSELKKVIEQVLRDKQGVAVQDFIDNNALAPELIRDIKQYFPAKSDYAALHVAVNVDELPFLNGGQRLAIKNKLAEYKFNKTKMQAEEIMHRYGRIKTLMKATVVEADPLEKQLRSEKIDNLLLHRFWGYFILLTVLFVLFQSIFWLASYPMDAIESAFGALSGWLSTHLPDNNFTDLMVNGVLAGISGIAVFVPQIMILFGLITVLEDTGYMARISFLTDRLMRQVGLNGKSVMPLISGVACAVPAIMAARSIENRKERLITIMVTPLMSCSARLPIYTIVIALVVPDHKVLGFLSLQGLVMMGLYLLGFFMAILIAAILRLLVRMKEKSYFIMELPIYRAPRWKNVGVTMVQKAKIFVTDAGKVIMVISVILWFLASYGPPKGMQAAKAQYEAAVQAHPEQKEALDRQYQSDKLSHSYAGVLGHQIEPVIRPLGYDWKIGIALITSFAAREVFVGTMATLYSVGENPDDNDATLREKMMAARREDGSPVYTLATGLSLMIFYAFAMQCMSTLAVVRRETRSWKFPVIQLFYMTGLAYVCSFAVYQLFK